In the Triticum aestivum cultivar Chinese Spring chromosome 2B, IWGSC CS RefSeq v2.1, whole genome shotgun sequence genome, AATGttgaaaatgagcccaagaataaatgggcccttagaaggcccaaaGTTTACACGAGCTAGAAACGGCCCggtggaataatgggtcgttaatgggtataaagcgatatactgttcattatgggtcagtttcaccacgggcgtTAATGGGTCCaggttacaaagggcctcatatggatcGAGAGACGTCATGGACCATACATGGGATGGAAGTTAcaatgggatggaatcatattggacagcccagatggcGCTACTGGGCCTAATACAGATAGTccataacgggccgtgagttagcaggctgtaaatgggctatttgcgaacgAGCCGTTAACAGGTTTTCTGTGAGCTGGTCCGCTACCTTTTGACCatgtcaaacgggctggccttttcacctgAATGGGACACTgtcggccgtgccacgtgttgacgtatcataggcgcctcccgtccaatgagtggatgacatctgtcccaacgctgagccaACACGTGGTCcatctggccattgagaattttacacgtggaaaatccccattggtccgggctgttaaatggttatcggatccaaatcggaacccgatagcttaatgacgacccgttatggtggatgccacgtgtcggttacccttgacgcaAGCACTTGTATGACGCAccattatcgtcatggaagtggacacttccgtgatgataattttggtattgtcatggaacacttctatgacaacacaggtatgactatcttgattctgtcataaaatcatcatggatgtacatgcatgacagaaaacatgacgaactgtgacaaacatgtatcatcacgaaagtgtttttttgtagtgttactagATGATGGGTTCACTACTACAGGTTGGTCCAAACACGACagtccaatcagagacccttcgatgagactatgtgtgatgcattaatcacaaacggttatgtaataaaaccgtcaaaaagatataaaacatttgcgctggcggagacatcaaacacgattcatatTAGAGTTGTGTGTGTTGCAAGGCATACGGTTAATCCAGcaaaactgtttgcgatgaggcagaacaacagaaacgggcaaccagatgagggtgtgtgcgatatacggcatacaatacactaggatgaactgtgtgtgattaggcaacacaatagaaatggtcagcgagatcaaggtgtgtgggatggagggcatatagttcactcggatgaactgtttgcgatcagccaagacaacagaaatagttcaactgaacaagatgtgtgtgatacgcgacaaacagttccgtaatcagaaatgtgtgcgaagaccaataataacacagacgattgctgctaataagccatgtgatttgctctgtctacagaagaataatatatatatatatatacacacacacacacacacatctaggCTATTCTGTTACACgcaacagaatattattctgttaccctactcgAATTGACGGTTTCAGTCGGTTGAACTGatgttttcgaagcggttgaactgatgctttcagttaTGTTTAACAGACCGCCTTTTTTAGTTCAaaattttttgcaatttttttgtcggaacggggcgtgtaatatatcgttggaaagctcttgacaaccatatttcaagtatattgaacgtttttgcaaaatcattacggtttaagagcagttttgaaaaacccatttttttcaaaaccgaaaatgtgaatcgtattttggactcagtTTTTAAACGGTTTGTCGGAATTAAGCAAACAAGAtagcgttggaaagctggtgaaaatccgcatctttcATATATCTAATgttttttttctaattctatatgatttaaaagtaatttaaaaaacggtgaaattctggacgaaacgtattttcgtgattttttacaaacggtttgtcggattgacgcaaatgataaggcgttggaaagctatgaaaaatgcgcaactttttcgtattaaaatgtttttctaatttcttATGATTTAAAACGAATTCGAATATGGTCAAATTTGATTTCAAACGTGTTTTTTTAAGTTTGTCAAAATGAGACAAATAATATACGGTTGGAAAGATATCGAAAATATGGAACTTAGACATGTTGAACGTTTTGTCAAATCCCAACCattaaagagtaatttggattaAGGTGAGAGCCATCATGCTATTTTTCCGTCAGAAAAAACAAAGTACTCGTACTGATATATTTATGTGTTTGTACTGAGGTATTTTTCACAGTAGTTTTGAATGGTTCCAAAAAGGAGTACTAGAACGGATGTCTATATGATTTTGTACTGAGCGTGTTTCCACATACTAGACTTTACTctgtattttttttaaatgttttcaATACGGCAAGATAGATCTTGTTGTTTTCCCGTCTGAAAAACAAAGTACTCGTCCTGATATATGTGTGTGCTTGTACTGATTTATTTTTCagagagtaattttgaatggttccaaaAAATGAGTACTTGAACTGATATCCGTATTAATTTTAAATGGTTCCAAAAAAAGAGTACTTGAACTGATGTCCGTATGCacttgtactaagcgtgtttttcATAAAATCAACTTACTCTGTTTTGTCAGTATGATTTTCCTCACAAATTTCCAAGGCTTTACATTATCATCATCCTTGAACTGGCATGGTTTATAACGTTGTGCTGATTgatattttttcaaaaagaaaatgttttgtgTTTTTTTAACTCAATATTTTTTTGTATGATGTTCTGGACTTCTCTCATTGTACGACTTGAACTTTTTACCATTTGAATTTTCATGAGGTTTCTTTTTGTTTGAGCTTTTTTACCAAACTTATATACATCATGTTGAACTTACAACCTTTTAAATTGTGAACTTGTTGTGTTTTCACAATGCCAAAGCTAGCAAATAGTAGGAGATTCACCCAACAAAGGGGCTAATTACATAGAGCAGCTGCAGTAATACAATGGTAAGTGGTTACCAACACACATACACATGAACTGATAACAAGGTAATGTACAAGTTCATGTACAGTAACACTACAAGTTCACAAAGAAACCGGAAATATCCTCACATATTAGTTTTCCTGTAAACAAAAAAAAACCATTAGACATATGGTAAAATAGTAAATTTAAATTGTACTGAAGGCACACAATAAAGAATAGTCATCCTGTACATCTTGGCGTAATCAAATAGAATGCAGAGTTTCCCAAACGAACTTCCACATGTTTTTGTGAATTGAACCTTATACATTTTTTACATAGAGTAAACTGCAGTAGCATTTTTTGTGCGGATGCAATCTGCTATAGAGAGAAATGGCAACCAAAATTACTGTCACTGCAATCTTCTTTTTATCCACACATTTTTTTCCTAGCAAAACTTTTATGGTGATGTTAGGAGAAGCGGCAAGGAACAAGAGAACTGATGGGCGACCAGGAGGAGGCATGCTTGGAGCGTAGGGTGTTACTGATACACTCGGCATGAGGGAATTTCCCACTTGCGCAAGATCAAACTGCATCAGTTCGTGATGCAAAGGCCGACTGCCTGGCTTATCGGCGTGGTACTGACCCTAAATTTAGGGCTCCTAGAAGCAGCAACACATGCATAGTGGGTAAACAGAACATGCAAAATAGCAAGCAATCAGGCAAGCTCCGCACCTTCCCCGATCTGGAAAATCCTGAAAATAACCAAAATGGCCAAAGCTCAGAAGCATTTTACTTCACTGAAATCTTAACACTTGATGAGCTAAAGATAAAAAAACTACCGATTATTACAATATCAACGGAAGTTCTCTGTTAGAGACTAAAAGAGATAGACCAAAAGAATTTTAGATCATAATAGAGATGCATCTACTGGGTTTTTTTGTAGGGTGGACTTATGTTCCTTTCTACGTAGTACTGAACTATTTGAAAGTTTGAAATCTAAACTTTTGTTCGTAAGTACCAATACTACATAACACATAAATCCAAGTTTCTGCACTTTTTTTTCTATAACGACTATAATCATTTCTGTACCCCTGCCAATGATATTTTTGAActtcaaatataaataaagaacacATACTATAATTTAGATTGTCAGTCCACATAGGGGTCTTCTTCGGGGGTGATCCTGGTTGCCGAAACAGCAGCAACAACCATGGAGGGCTTAGACTGGACTAGGCCGTACTGCAGCAGCGCCAGCTCCACGAAAAAAAGACCGAGCTCTCCATCTAGACAAATACATCCAAGAGAAGACGAGATAAACATCGGCACATAGACTCACTGCTTTGGCAAAATGGCAAATACGTACTACATCTGCAGAATTTGTAAAAATCTGGTGTTCCTTTTACCTCCTTGTCGCTCTTCTTATCTTAGGAGGACACGGCCTTGGCAAATCCAATGATGTGTTATAAACTCCGAATCTGTATAGAGGACAGGATGGGTCTCATGCTACTTAGAAAATCTATGAAAAACTGGCAACAGGACCAGCCTCAACATTTTCCACTTGTAAGATAAACATAAAATAGAAGTACTAGCACTGAACTAGCAGGATTACCTAAAACATAGTATTTCCAGTCTGAGCAGAAGCATCTATGAAACCAGATTGCATGTCTAACCACAAACCAAGACTAACATGTACTGTTTGCTTAGTCTGGGATGGACTGTCAGAATTTACAAAGCCACTTAATTACCTTGAGTGCACACATGATTTTTGGGGATTTCCTCAAGATTATGCACAATAAAGCATACAGACTGAAAAGAACAGACAAGATGAACTTAAACCAAAATAAATGGCCTCCGGGTTCCCCACATAACAACTAAAACTTCAGTACAACTACACATTTTATTGCTGCATTACTACTTAAACAAGGTAAATCAATAAAAAAATTGAACCAACAAACTTCTACTTAATATCATTTGTGCATGTTCATGGCGGCAGTGTGCAACTGTCAAGCACGTAGCTCATGTGTGGGATGCAAATGCCCTTAGTGGTGGATGCAAATGCTCGTGTGCTGGATGCAAGTTCCCCATATATATGTCCCTGTATGAACTTACAGATTTCCATTTCTTTCTTTACATATAAAAAACTCAGTGATTTTTTGTAGAATAAACACCTACTATTTTTACCAATTGAACTATTAAAGCATTGAAAAGTGAACTTTTATTGAGTTGTTTTACATAGCTAACAGTGGACAAAGATAAAAATTATGAGTTCCCTTAAACATAACCAAAACAAGCATTTTAATTGGTTATGTACCTCCACTCAAAGAGAGCTTGGACTTGCTACTATTCTTTCTCTACTATGGATGTGTGAACCTTCCaaaattaaatccaaaaatgatgtGTACACACACTGTTTCCTGTGTACCGAACGACCATATAAAATATAAACCAGTATGTTTATCAGTGCATTTGTATCACAAAGAAATCGAAGCAGCAGTAAACATGAGCAACGGACAGTGAGAGAGAACTCGTGTGGGAGAAGAGTGCATGCCTTGCATCACCGAGCAAAAGGACCTTCGCGGAGGAAAGTTGAAGCCGACATCCATGGACTGTTGCTCGCGACAAACTCGGCCATCCTAATGCCATGGGGTTGGACTGAGGACGACACACATACGATCTTGACGATGGAGGAGACCGTGGGGTGACGGCCCATGTCGTGCCACCATTTCTTCATCGGCGGTGCTGGTCAACTGGAAGGACGCGGCGGCCGCACGCTGGATGGTTGTAGCAGCGAGAGTGTGCTGGATGGTTGAGGCGGAGGCCCGGCTGGATGGAGGCGGCAGTGGCAGCACGCTGGGTAAGGGGATCCATGACCTCGACGTCGCGGTGCGGGGATCCGTGGACAGAGCGGCGGTGGGGCTGCGACGGCAGGGGCCACGGCCGCGCATGAGGTAAGGGGCACCAGCGATGATGGCGTAACCGGATTTGGATTTGGTTTACATTTTTTTTTGCCACTCACCTCGCTGCTCCCTCCCCCTGCCTAAACAGAAACAGAATGAGTCTGAACTTTGAACTTCTCTAGAACAAAAACCAAAGGAGCCTGGACTGAAGTATTAAACCAAAGAGCAAAACCATAAGTGTGAACTAGTCTGGAGTTTGAACTTATCTTGAGCCTTTTGCTGAACGAACGAGATGAGATGATCTAGCAGCAAAACTAGACTCTCCCTGACTTAATGGAGTGTGAACTTTGAAATTCTCTGCAACCAAAGTTGAAGAAGTCTTAACTGACCAAATAAAGCAAAGGAGCAAAACTCCTATATTACAGACTGGATACCAGTGTAGATAAATGGTTAAAAGAAACAAGTGTGGGGTTTCTTTTCCTGAACGTATCAGCATTTTTTTTGACAACCAAGATGTGGCCCAAGAATTGTGCACCTTCAGTCTCATTCAGAGTCACTGCCACAATTAATCTACATCTCTTCACCATGGGCACGTGCAAGGAAGCACTCAGCAATTTGTAGCAAGCTTTTTACTACCACACAAACAAAAACTCCTAGCTCGCTAAGACGCACTGTGCAGAACGGAGGGATTCTCCATTTTCTCCCTTGTTTGGATAATTAAGGAACATTAGATTTGTATGACTGTGTGCAGCAAGTTAAACTCCATTACCTAGCGCAATACTTTGTGTGACGTAGGGTTGTACGAACACACTTAGCATCAGGGAATTTCCAACTTGTGCAAGATCAAACTGCATCCGTTCTCAGCAGTAAGTTTTGAAAATTTCCCAAAACGAAAACGACAATGAACGGACACCAGCAGCAACCTCTACTAGACAAGATGAACTTTGCTTTTTTCATCCAATGAACTGAAAGGCGCTGCAATTTTTCTAAACTTCCTTGATATGAACATGTAGCCATACGCAAGTCTCGTTGTAGGAGAAAAGCCGGAGCGGCGCTGTAATGAACTGATATCTCCATAATAGAATAATTGCACAAACAGACCAAAGAATGCATGAGATGCCCGTGGAGCTTGGGATCAACAGTGGAATTCTCAAAAACAAAATCGGCAATCAACAACAGCTGTAATCTATAGACAAGATGAACTTTACTTTTTTCATACCACGAACTGCAGGGCGCTGCAATTTCTGAACTTGCTTGACCTGGGGCAGATGGTCGTGCGGGAGGAAGGGAGAGTCGCCGCCGGTTGCAGGAGAGCTGGCCACGGCGGTGCAATGTGGCACAATCGCCGGTGTTGAGGAGATGGGACGACGTAGTGCAGGGGTCGGTGGTGCTGGGGCTGGGAGCGCCTAGTTGGGGTCGCCGGGGTTAGGTGGAGATGGGGTCCGGGCACCGTGGCTGCGGGCGCCGCAGGGACGTGGCGGCCGGATCTAGCCGTTGGCCGGAGCGCGGGGAGGCAGCCGGCGGCGGGGCAAGAAGctggggcgcggggaggcggccggcggcggggcaagaagccggggcacggggaggcggccggcggcggggcaaGAAGTCGGGGCGCGGGAAGGCGGCCGGCAGCGAGGCAAGAAGCCGGGGCGCGGGAAGGTGGCCAGCGGCGAGGGAAGAAACCGGGGCGCCGGGAGGTGGCCGGTGGCGAAGGAAGAAGCCGGGCGCGGGAaggtgggcggcggcgagggaagaaGCCGGGGCGCCGGGAGGTGGCTGGCGGCGAGGGAAGAAGCCGGGGCGCCGGAAGGTGGCCGGCGACGGGGCAGCGGCTGGAAGAAACTAGGTCGAGGGGATCGGTTCGCAGGATCGCGTCTCTGGCcggagggtaacagaataatattctgttaatGGTATaaaatagtccagccctatatatatctAGCCATCTACTTCTAGTCatctcaataaacaattgcatgcattttAAACTAGGAAAAACGATcttctagtcatctacttcttgtgacgctcccaccactgctctgtggctcgatccctcgtctgggcaggacgaagacacttcctcatgtcaatgatccgcatgTACATCTCATATCTTGCGTATGTGTCCTCTGTCGTGTACTTGGcatgttcttcatccagtctctgaTGCCAGGCATTGTGCCAGTCGTTCCTATCCTTCTTgatctcatccttcatcttcatgtagtacgggtcgatgatggccgaggcgaggtcaaccagggagttctgaTTGTTGTCCTcgttgccccagaccttgtagtggtcacggatgttgacaagattctagtaggtcaagcccgaaaccttgagctcttttagatcgttggtggtgtccactatAGTGAAACTGTCATTGGGGTTGTTGATAAACCTgaagaaacgctcgcaaggccttgtggccaggtggtagtggtagatgaggaagtcatgtcacacgcacaactgggcaacgacaaccttATGATCATGCTCGGCACGACCAGTGGTGAACTCGaagtcgaagccgaccacttggtacttgtcctcagcatgcaactgctccatagtttggatggagctctccaccgagaccggctcgtttgtgtacaccaccgagaggttcttccccctcacgtgggtgtccactacatgatgTGTGGTGAACTACCCCCTATTGTTGTCATCGGCcgttgggagcgccattggagccacggggagcgacACTGGAACCGCTGGATATCCACTCTATATGTGTCGTCATGGgcgtgcttattgtgtcatgtggggtgagagatgaaggtaaatggctgcaggaataaatggggccgggcggcctggataCTCAGCATGTccacatggcagtttttgcagcgggtaactgcatcgtggcACCGCGCCCGGTGCAACTGCATGCTCATGCATAATGGCAGCATGAACGTACGTGATCGTGCGCCGGTCCCAAACACTAGCAGCGTGCGTGAAGGGACGAGGGCAGAGtgcccggagggacgcgagagcagagcgcgcgtggTGGGACATGAGCAGAGTGCGCCacgatgaaagcacaagtgctccctaggtggttttggtaattaatgtcaacatatctcttgttggactaacacttttatctagtatatttcacacaagttcaacaatgaagtggcatggactaaaggatgtggaactccttcaagatgctaaggacaagggattggctaaaagcttcaagctcaagactcttcattttatatttcagtgattcaagatcacattgagtctataggaaaagccaatactatcaaggagggatgaggtgttgcttaacgagcctcttgcttcatgtgcttagtgatatgctccaaaaccctcaactattttctcacatccacatatgacctaaacctaaagcccaaatcggtcacactgattctttctatccggcgccaccgagttcagatgtcatagccactgccacaaaccctaggcaaatcggtctcactgatagggatctcggtctcaccgagatgggattgtaatctctctgtgtatgtccattatcaaaaccGGTCTTACCGAGGTTGagcaatcggtcctaccgagattacaatgcaaactctctggttaacttattaccaaaatcggtctcaccgagtttgagtaatcggtcccaccgagtttgcctgaccaactctttggttagctaatt is a window encoding:
- the LOC123039240 gene encoding vegetative cell wall protein gp1, with the protein product MTRSRWLDIYRAGLFYTINRILFCYPPARDAILRTDPLDLVSSSRCPVAGHLPAPRLLPSPPATSRRPGFFPRRRPPSRARLLPSPPATSRRPGFFPRRWPPSRAPASCLAAGRLPAPRLLAPPPAASPCPGFLPRRRPPPRAPASCPAAGCLPALRPTARSGRHVPAAPAATVPGPHLHLTPATPTRRSQPQHHRPLHYVVPSPQHRRLCHIAPPWPALLQPAATLPSSRTTICPRSSKFRNCSALQFVRISKFTLH